The Verrucomicrobiota bacterium sequence CACGGTTGTTACATGGGGCCTCATTGCTGCTTCTGTATTAGCATATGGAGTATACAGCCGATCATTTGGAAACCCTCTTTTATTGATCCTGGTCATCATTATGATGCCTCTTGCCACCACTGAGCTGGGAACCGATGGATGGATCTCTGCCCTGATGGAAAAACCTATGCACGCTGCGGGCTGGGATCCAACTTGGGTGTTGGTCTATACTTCGGCTATCATGATGGTTTTGCGCTTTTTTGCGGGACCAGTTATTAAGATGTTTGGGCCTCTAGGCTTATTGGCTCTTTGCTCAGGTTTAGCGATTGTAGGTCTTTACCTGCTTTCTTTTGCTACGGCAGTTGTCTTCATCTTTGTTGCTGCCACCATTTATGGCGTAGCAAAGACGTACTTCTGGCCGACTATGCTAGGTGTGGTGGCGGAACAAACACCTAAGGGCGGCGCACTTACTTTGAATGCCATCGCGGGCATCGGAATGCTGACTGTAGGTATTCTTGGAGGTCCCTTTATTGGATACTTACAAGAAACTTCCGTTACTTCTGCTATTAAAAAAGAAATGCCGGCTATTTACGAAAATGTCACCAAAGAAAATGATTACCTACTGGGTAACTATGTCGCACTGGATGCCGGCAGCGTTGAAAAACTCCCCGAGGCTCAACAAACAGAATTAGGTGAAATACGTGAAAAGGAAACGCAAGGAGCACTTGCTAAGATGGCAGTATTCCCCGCATTCATGCTGGTGTGCTATATTGGTTTGATCCTTTTCTTCAAGAGTCGAGGGGGCTATAAGCCTAAAGTGATTGAGCAGTCCGAGGCCAAACCTAAATCTTCCGAGCCTGAGCACTCACATGTATAAATAAATCTTAGTTTTAACCCAGATGATATAGAGAGCTACGTTATGTGGCTCCAATATGTGATGGAGGAAAGTGATTTAGGCTTTTGTTTCTAACGTTTGCTTGGCATCTCGATCTGTTTCTTCGGCCTTATCTGATAGGTGCTTTGTTTCTCGAATCATTTCCTCGACACCATCCCACTGCATATGGGTAAGACTATCAAATGTCTTGAGATAAAGAGTGACAGCAGCAGCATCAAAATCTTGATAGATTTTATCAACAGCTGCTTTTATCTTCTTTTTATCCATGCTATCTGGGAAACTGCTAGCGCATCCTGCCCCATCATGTTCAATGCCTAATTCATCAAGAAAAACAGAGAGCATGTCTATTTTGTCCCGTCCCAACCAACTCATTAGAAGGTTTTGAGAAATCATATGCAGTTGAGGCAGGCCTAGCAGAGGCTGAAATAATAAGTGCCTTTCTTTACGAGGCATTTGCTGAATAGTAACCACTCTTTTTCTCAACTGTTTGCTAAGTTCATCTAGAGCACTGCGATATAATTTCTTATTCTTTAAATAAGCTGACTCGAGAATTTCATGATTTAATTGGGGTGTCAGATCTGACCAGACTTCGCACGCTTGCATACACGAACAAGCACACCAGCTAGCAGGAGAACATCAAGACTTATCTGAAATTAGTTAAGAAGTTTTTGTATAGATCCTAGATTTAACTTTCCACTTGATACCAAGCGCCTATTTTATTTTCTATATATGGCATTACTTTCTTTTGAACCTGTTTATCAGGAACGTATCTGGGGGGGGCAAAATCTAAATAAATTGTTCGGCCGGGACATTCCATCGGACAAATTAATCGGAGAATCATGGGAAATATGCGATCGACCAGAAGCAGACGTAAAACTCTTAGAAGATGGACAGGCATCAGAAAAAACACTTCATACCCTGTGGACAAGCTCAGATAAGAAAAGGATTTTTGGAAATAAAGCACCTGATACAGAGCGTTTTCCTATTCTCATTAAACTTTTAGACGCACAAGAAAAGCTATCTCTACAGGTACACCCGCCGGCTGAGTTGGCCCAAAAATTCAATGGAGAACCGAAAACTGAATTGTGGTACTTCTTGGATACAATAGATGAAGCCATGATTTATGTTGGACTCAAAAAGGGAGTTTCAAAAAAAAGTTTTGAAGAAGCCATTGAAGATAGAACGGTCGCAGACTGTTTTCATGAAGTAAAGACCGTCAATGGAGAAGTCATGTTCTTACAATCTGGACGTGTCCATGCAATAGGTGCCGGAAACGTTATTTTAGAAATCCAGCAAAATTCTGATACCACTTTTCGAGTTTATGACTGGGATAGGCTTGGGACTGATGGAAAACCTCGAGAATTACATATTCAAGAATCTCTTGAATGTATTGATTTTAAGGACTTTGAACCCACTTTCACACAACGCCACGGCAACAAACTCCTAGAGTGTCCTCTCTTTAATATTTACAGATCTGATTATTATGAGAAAGAAACTAAAGATCTTCATATCTCGACCCATACCTGCCAATTTTTACATACCGCGCAAGGTAATTTTAAAATTGGCGATCAAGAAATCAAGCGTGGCACAAGTCTGATTGCTACGGCTGATAGTGGCACCTTGGAAGTTGAATGCCTAGAAGATTATGGCGAGCTTGTTACCGTGAGTTTTCCTTAAGAAACTTTTTTTCGGCCTGCTTTGTTTATTCTTTCAAGACCAAGATGTCTCTAAGCTGAAATCTAATGCCTTGATTGTGTGAGTCAAAGCACCGACAGAAATATAATCTACCCCAGTAGCAGCTACTTCAGGAACACGTTCTAGGGTTATATTACCAGATGCCTCAAGTTTAGCTTTTCCAGCTACTAACTCTACAGCCATCCGCATCTCTTCATTGCTCATATTATCTAGCAATATCTGATCCACTCCCAGCTCTGCGATAACTTCAACCTGTGCTAGGGTATCAGCTTCCACTGTCAGTTTTCTATCTGGATCAAAACGCTTAGCCTCTCCTATTACCTGCTCAATATTCCATCCGTTGAGGGCTGCCATCGCAAAATGATTATCTTTGATCATGAATTCATCATAGAGTCCTTTACGATGATTCAGCCCACCGCCACAGCGAACCGCATACTTTTGGAGCGCTCTCATGCCAGGAACTGTTTTACGCGTATCTAAAATTTGAGTAGAGGCTCCCTCACCCAATGCTGTAACATAGCGAGCAGTTTTAGTAGCAATTCCTGAAAGGTGCTGTAAAAAGTTTAATGCTGCTCGTTCACCAACGGTGATGCTTTTTGCATTTCCCTTTATGGTCATGACCGTATCATTTTTAGCCATAGAGCTAGCATCCGCTTTTACTATTTCTACATTCAGAGATGGATCAACTTCATGAAAAACAGCTCGAGCAATAACTACCCCGCATAACACACCTTGCTCCTTACAAAAGATTCTTGCCTTGGTTTTTAGATTTGGAGGAATCGTTGCTTCACTTGTAATATCAAGAGGTCCTCTATCTTCTCCCAGTGCTCGAGCTGCAGCTTCATGGACAATACTTGGTTCTAAACTCTCAATCGACATAAAGACATCATGCAGTATCCAGATGAAATGTCGAATGCATGGCGCAACCTATTGACTGCCTTTTACAACACGGTCGACCACATCTAATAATTCTACAATGCTGAATGGCTTAGGCAAAACCTCTTTAAACCCATATTTACGATAGTTCACCATTGGATCCTTTTCCTTATAACCACTTGTAGCGATGGCTCTAGCCTTAGGATCTATGGTCAACAAACTATCTAGAGTTTCTTTTCCACCCCTTTCACCCGATAATGCGAGATCCAATATAACGAAGTCATATGGCTGGTTTTCTTTCATTGCATCTGAATAGTGACCCAAGCACTCATCACTAGTCACTGTTGATAGAGCATCACAACCAAAACACTCCAACCCCTTGACAAGTAAACGAGAAAGGCGCTCATCATCATCTAGAATCAAACACTTTTCCTTTGCCATGTCTCATGGCATCACCGTCATAACTCGCCCTTACTTGGACTGAGGACACCAGTAAACAAACAGTGAACTCTGTCCCTGCATTCTCCTCCGTATGAAAGCAAATAGTCCATTGGTGTTTTTGATAATAGAGTATGCACTAGCTAGACCCAGTCCACTACTTTCTTTTTTTGTAGTAAACTAAGGCTCAAATATCCGCGATTGCACTTCTTGAGCAATGCCAGGCCCTGTATCTTTAACGGAAAATTCCACATACCCCGCAGGTGTTAGTCCGTCTTTCTGGCTCTCCATGATAACTGTTCGCGCTTTGAAAAGATGGTTGATCTATCTTGCGTAGCTTGTCGAGCGTTATAGATAAGATGATGAATGACTTGTTGGATTTGATTCCGATCGATCTCCAAAACAGGAAGTTCATTATCTACCTGAATATCAACTTTAGCTGAAGTGCCACCCATACTTACAGAAGCAGCATCCTTGAAAAACTGCCTCGGCCTGATTTTCTCTTGAATTGGCTTGTCGCCATCCCGCGAAGCTCAACAATCGTTTATTGAGCTCTTAGGTTAAATCTGCCATTTGTAGAGCCTCTTGCAAACACTCCTTCATAGAAGCAGATAAATCTTCAAAT is a genomic window containing:
- a CDS encoding MFS transporter, encoding MKHSKNDQMVFWGSFIALITTSMAFIIRAILINSGVWPEEFGLDKVQGGVLFGAGIWPFAISIILFSLIIDRVGYKFAMYFSFVCYTIFGGLAITAYSIVNAEGADLAAAQAKAWHFIYWGSVILGLGNGTVEAFINPVVATLFKDEKSKWLNILHAGWPAGLILGGILAIGLSDMVANDWRILIGLMFLPAVVYLIMLAKQQFPVNERVAAGSSYREMLAEFGTVGAFIAFYLIFAQLGAVFAWSTVVTWGLIAASVLAYGVYSRSFGNPLLLILVIIMMPLATTELGTDGWISALMEKPMHAAGWDPTWVLVYTSAIMMVLRFFAGPVIKMFGPLGLLALCSGLAIVGLYLLSFATAVVFIFVAATIYGVAKTYFWPTMLGVVAEQTPKGGALTLNAIAGIGMLTVGILGGPFIGYLQETSVTSAIKKEMPAIYENVTKENDYLLGNYVALDAGSVEKLPEAQQTELGEIREKETQGALAKMAVFPAFMLVCYIGLILFFKSRGGYKPKVIEQSEAKPKSSEPEHSHV
- a CDS encoding type I phosphomannose isomerase catalytic subunit, whose amino-acid sequence is MALLSFEPVYQERIWGGQNLNKLFGRDIPSDKLIGESWEICDRPEADVKLLEDGQASEKTLHTLWTSSDKKRIFGNKAPDTERFPILIKLLDAQEKLSLQVHPPAELAQKFNGEPKTELWYFLDTIDEAMIYVGLKKGVSKKSFEEAIEDRTVADCFHEVKTVNGEVMFLQSGRVHAIGAGNVILEIQQNSDTTFRVYDWDRLGTDGKPRELHIQESLECIDFKDFEPTFTQRHGNKLLECPLFNIYRSDYYEKETKDLHISTHTCQFLHTAQGNFKIGDQEIKRGTSLIATADSGTLEVECLEDYGELVTVSFP
- the nadC gene encoding carboxylating nicotinate-nucleotide diphosphorylase produces the protein MSIESLEPSIVHEAAARALGEDRGPLDITSEATIPPNLKTKARIFCKEQGVLCGVVIARAVFHEVDPSLNVEIVKADASSMAKNDTVMTIKGNAKSITVGERAALNFLQHLSGIATKTARYVTALGEGASTQILDTRKTVPGMRALQKYAVRCGGGLNHRKGLYDEFMIKDNHFAMAALNGWNIEQVIGEAKRFDPDRKLTVEADTLAQVEVIAELGVDQILLDNMSNEEMRMAVELVAGKAKLEASGNITLERVPEVAATGVDYISVGALTHTIKALDFSLETSWS
- a CDS encoding response regulator, with the protein product MAKEKCLILDDDERLSRLLVKGLECFGCDALSTVTSDECLGHYSDAMKENQPYDFVILDLALSGERGGKETLDSLLTIDPKARAIATSGYKEKDPMVNYRKYGFKEVLPKPFSIVELLDVVDRVVKGSQ